One Tessaracoccus lacteus DNA window includes the following coding sequences:
- a CDS encoding phosphoenolpyruvate--protein phosphotransferase, which produces MVANTVQGTGVVEGFAYGPVAWTRPAPVAPPAGGIVPEDGRGAEETRFQAAVEVVAARFAARAEAADGAASEVMEASAALARDRGWVRSATRSIRQGATAETATTVAIGGFIEQLAQLGGRMAERTTDLADIRARIVAELMGLPEPGVPRPTHPVVLLADDLAPADTAGLDPSVVLAIVTRRGGPTSHTAIIARQLGIPCIVAAGSLADIGEHEQVLVDGAHGVVTRSPDPDASAELVARDNALRAEIRAWRGPATTRDGAAIRLLANVQDGAGARTAAAESAAEGVGLFRTELCFLTAQNQPTVEEQAGLYAEVFAAFADGRVVVRTLDAGSDKPVPFVHHAQEDNPALGVRGIRLGRSNPDLMVGQLDAIARAARDSGAVDPHVMAPMVSTVDEAAEFASQCRERGLVPGIMVEVPAVALMAEEFLQVVDFFSIGTNDLTQYTMAADRTSGDLAALTTAWQPAVLRLIARTSAAGMRAGKPVGVCGEAAADPLLACVLTGMGITSLSMAYSAIPAVGVRLGKVTLEQCRSAAARVVEARTDVEAREVAEGLLR; this is translated from the coding sequence ATGGTCGCCAACACGGTGCAGGGAACAGGCGTCGTCGAAGGGTTCGCCTACGGGCCGGTGGCGTGGACGCGCCCCGCCCCCGTCGCTCCCCCGGCCGGGGGCATCGTCCCCGAGGACGGCAGAGGTGCGGAGGAGACCCGGTTCCAGGCGGCCGTCGAGGTCGTCGCCGCGAGGTTCGCCGCCCGCGCGGAGGCCGCGGACGGGGCCGCTTCGGAGGTGATGGAGGCCTCGGCCGCGCTGGCGAGGGACCGCGGCTGGGTCCGGTCGGCCACGAGGAGCATCAGACAGGGAGCCACCGCCGAGACGGCGACCACCGTCGCCATCGGCGGCTTCATCGAGCAGCTCGCACAGCTCGGCGGACGGATGGCCGAACGGACGACCGACCTCGCCGACATCCGGGCCCGCATCGTCGCAGAGCTGATGGGGCTCCCCGAGCCGGGCGTCCCCCGGCCGACGCACCCCGTCGTGCTGCTGGCCGACGACCTCGCACCCGCGGACACCGCGGGGCTCGACCCGTCCGTGGTTCTGGCGATCGTCACCCGACGCGGGGGCCCCACCAGCCACACGGCGATCATCGCCCGCCAACTCGGGATCCCCTGCATCGTCGCCGCCGGTTCACTGGCTGACATCGGCGAGCATGAGCAGGTACTCGTCGACGGTGCCCACGGCGTCGTCACCCGCTCCCCCGACCCTGACGCGTCGGCGGAGCTGGTCGCACGCGACAACGCGCTGAGAGCCGAGATCCGCGCCTGGCGCGGCCCGGCGACCACGCGCGACGGGGCAGCGATCCGCCTGCTGGCCAACGTGCAGGACGGTGCTGGCGCCCGCACCGCGGCCGCCGAGTCCGCAGCGGAGGGGGTCGGGCTGTTCCGCACTGAGCTCTGCTTCCTCACCGCACAGAACCAGCCGACCGTCGAGGAGCAGGCCGGCCTGTATGCCGAGGTCTTCGCCGCCTTCGCCGACGGCAGGGTCGTCGTGCGCACGCTCGACGCCGGGTCCGACAAGCCCGTGCCCTTCGTGCACCACGCGCAGGAGGACAACCCCGCCCTCGGCGTGCGGGGCATCCGGCTCGGGCGGAGCAACCCGGACCTGATGGTGGGCCAGCTCGACGCGATCGCGCGGGCCGCGCGGGACTCCGGCGCAGTGGATCCGCACGTGATGGCGCCCATGGTCTCCACCGTCGACGAGGCCGCGGAGTTCGCGTCGCAGTGCAGGGAACGTGGCCTGGTACCCGGGATCATGGTCGAGGTGCCGGCCGTCGCGCTCATGGCCGAGGAGTTCCTCCAGGTGGTCGACTTCTTCTCGATCGGCACCAACGACCTGACGCAGTACACCATGGCCGCCGACCGCACCTCAGGGGACCTGGCGGCGCTCACCACCGCCTGGCAGCCAGCCGTGCTCCGGCTGATCGCCCGCACCTCGGCCGCAGGCATGAGGGCAGGGAAGCCTGTCGGGGTCTGCGGCGAAGCCGCGGCCGACCCCCTGCTCGCCTGCGTCCTGACCGGCATGGGGATCACGTCCCTGTCCATGGCCTACTCGGCGATCCCCGCGGTCGGGGTGCGCCTCGGCAAGGTCACGCTCGAGCAGTGCCGCAGCGCCGCCGCCCGCGTCGTCGAGGCCCGCACCGACGTGGAGGCCCGTGAGGTGGCCGAGGGACTGCTGCGCTGA
- the ilvC gene encoding ketol-acid reductoisomerase — MAEMFYDNDADLSIIQGRSVAVIGYGSQGHAHALSLRDSGVDVRVGLRPGSKSVAKAEAEGLRVLPVAEAVEEADLIMILAPDQVQRTLYKEEIEPHLAPGDALFFAHGFNIRFGYITPPEGVDVCMVAPKGPGHLVRREYENGRGVPAIVAVEVDATGNAWPLVLSYAKAIGALRAGGIKSTFTEETETDLFGEQAVLCGGVSALIQSGFETLTEAGYQPEVAYFECLHELKLIVDLMYEGGIAKQRWSISDTAEFGDYVSGPRVIDAQVKAHMKDVLTDIQTGAFATRFIEDQDAGAPEFKRLRAEGEAHPIEATGRELRKLMSWVETRDADYTEGSVGR; from the coding sequence ATGGCAGAAATGTTCTACGACAACGACGCAGACCTCTCGATCATCCAGGGCCGCTCCGTCGCCGTCATCGGCTACGGGTCGCAGGGTCACGCGCACGCTCTGAGCCTGCGCGACTCGGGCGTCGACGTCCGCGTCGGCCTGCGCCCTGGCTCGAAGTCGGTCGCGAAGGCCGAGGCCGAGGGCCTGCGCGTCCTGCCGGTCGCCGAAGCCGTCGAAGAGGCCGACCTCATCATGATCCTCGCCCCCGACCAGGTGCAGCGGACCCTCTACAAGGAGGAGATCGAGCCCCACCTCGCCCCCGGCGACGCCCTGTTCTTCGCGCACGGCTTCAACATCCGCTTCGGCTACATCACCCCGCCCGAGGGCGTCGACGTCTGCATGGTCGCACCCAAGGGTCCCGGCCACCTCGTCCGCCGAGAGTACGAGAACGGCCGCGGAGTCCCCGCGATCGTCGCCGTCGAGGTCGATGCCACCGGCAACGCCTGGCCGTTGGTGCTGTCCTACGCCAAGGCCATCGGCGCCCTGCGCGCCGGAGGTATCAAGTCCACCTTCACCGAGGAGACCGAGACCGACCTGTTCGGCGAGCAGGCCGTGCTCTGCGGCGGCGTCTCCGCACTGATCCAGTCGGGCTTCGAGACCCTGACCGAGGCCGGCTACCAGCCGGAGGTCGCCTACTTCGAGTGCCTCCACGAGCTCAAGCTCATCGTCGACCTGATGTACGAGGGCGGCATCGCCAAGCAGCGCTGGTCGATCTCCGACACCGCAGAGTTCGGCGACTACGTCTCCGGCCCGCGCGTCATCGACGCCCAGGTCAAGGCCCACATGAAGGACGTCCTCACCGACATCCAGACCGGCGCCTTCGCGACGCGCTTCATCGAGGACCAGGACGCCGGCGCGCCCGAGTTCAAGCGGCTGCGCGCCGAGGGCGAGGCCCACCCGATCGAGGCCACCGGCCGCGAGCTCCGCAAGCTGATGAGCTGGGTCGAGACCAGGGACGCCGACTACACCGAGGGCTCCGTCGGTCGCTGA
- the ilvN gene encoding acetolactate synthase small subunit: MTATHTLSILVADHPGVLTRIAALFSRRGFNIQSLAVGPTEREGVSRMTVVAQVADDAALEQIVKQLNKLIEVRKVLELGTQAVHREMVLVKVHADVHTRSQVIDVVSLFRGKAVDVSSETITIEATGSDDKLAALLEMLRPHGIIELVQSGQVALGRGTKTLTEKAK; the protein is encoded by the coding sequence GTGACGGCTACCCATACCCTGTCCATCCTGGTCGCGGACCATCCTGGAGTCCTGACCCGCATCGCAGCGCTGTTCTCGCGTCGCGGGTTCAACATCCAGTCGCTGGCCGTCGGACCGACCGAGCGGGAGGGGGTCTCCCGCATGACTGTGGTCGCCCAGGTGGCCGACGACGCGGCCCTCGAGCAGATCGTCAAGCAGCTGAACAAGCTGATCGAGGTCCGCAAGGTGCTTGAGCTCGGCACCCAGGCCGTGCACCGCGAGATGGTGCTCGTCAAGGTCCATGCAGACGTGCACACCCGGTCCCAGGTGATCGACGTCGTGAGCCTGTTCCGCGGCAAGGCCGTGGATGTGTCCTCGGAGACCATCACCATCGAGGCGACGGGCAGCGACGACAAGCTGGCGGCGTTGCTGGAGATGCTCCGCCCCCACGGGATCATCGAACTCGTCCAGTCCGGCCAGGTCGCACTGGGCCGCGGCACCAAGACCCTCACCGAAAAAGCCAAGTAA
- a CDS encoding acetolactate synthase large subunit — protein MAQDSGQLLTGAQALVASLEKMGVDVAFGIPGGAILPAYDPLFDSSIRHILVRHEQGAGHAAEGYAMSSGRVGVCIATSGPGATNLVTPLANAYMDSTPLVAITGQVNSTSIGTDAFQEADIRGITMPITKHSFLIKETADIPLAVKEAFHIAATGRPGPVLVDIAKDALVAKAPFVWPTELDLPGYKPTFRPHTRQIRAAARMIAQAERPVLYVGGGVASSRSQDELAEFVEKTRIPVVTTLMARGVFPDSHELNLGMPGMHGTVAAVGALQKADLIIALATRFDDRVTGRLDSFAPLAKIIHADVDPAEIGKNVAVDIPIVGDIKETLRQLIVAIEAYDAPDCDAWRRLLTGMKDRYQPRWEEIPDGRLSPQEVIQRIGQLSPADTIYAAGVGQHQMWAAHFLPHERPGRWLNSGGAGTMGFCVPAAMGAKVANPDSTVWGIDGDGCFQMTNQELVTCALNNIPIKIAVINNNALGMVRQWQSLFYEGRYSNTDLMTENLPNFPMLAEAMGCVGLRATNEEEMDEAIARALEIDDRPVVIEFVVHKDAMVWPMVAAGVSNDEIRVARDMAPQWEEEDL, from the coding sequence ATGGCGCAGGACAGTGGTCAACTCTTGACGGGGGCCCAGGCACTCGTCGCATCGCTCGAGAAGATGGGCGTCGACGTAGCATTCGGGATCCCGGGGGGCGCGATCCTGCCGGCCTACGACCCGCTCTTCGACTCCAGCATCCGGCACATCCTCGTGCGGCACGAGCAGGGCGCCGGGCACGCGGCCGAGGGGTACGCGATGAGCTCCGGGCGGGTCGGCGTCTGCATAGCGACCTCCGGTCCCGGTGCGACCAATCTCGTCACCCCGCTGGCGAACGCCTACATGGACTCGACCCCGCTCGTGGCGATCACCGGCCAGGTGAACAGCACCTCCATCGGCACGGACGCCTTCCAGGAGGCCGACATCCGCGGCATCACGATGCCGATCACCAAGCACAGCTTCCTGATCAAGGAGACCGCGGACATCCCGCTGGCCGTCAAGGAGGCGTTCCACATCGCCGCCACAGGACGGCCCGGACCGGTGCTCGTCGACATCGCCAAGGACGCTCTGGTGGCCAAGGCGCCCTTCGTCTGGCCCACCGAACTCGACCTGCCCGGCTACAAGCCGACCTTCAGACCCCATACGCGCCAGATCCGCGCCGCTGCGCGGATGATCGCTCAAGCCGAGCGCCCCGTGCTGTACGTCGGAGGCGGAGTCGCCTCCTCGCGCTCACAGGACGAGCTGGCCGAGTTCGTCGAGAAGACGCGCATCCCCGTCGTCACCACGCTGATGGCGCGCGGCGTCTTCCCCGACAGCCACGAGCTGAACCTGGGGATGCCGGGCATGCACGGCACGGTCGCCGCAGTGGGTGCTCTCCAGAAGGCGGACCTGATCATCGCCCTGGCGACGCGCTTCGACGACCGGGTCACCGGCAGGCTCGACAGCTTCGCGCCGCTGGCCAAGATCATCCACGCTGACGTCGACCCGGCCGAGATCGGCAAGAACGTCGCCGTCGACATCCCCATCGTGGGCGACATCAAGGAGACGCTGCGGCAGCTCATCGTCGCAATCGAGGCCTACGACGCCCCCGACTGCGACGCGTGGCGCCGCCTGCTGACCGGGATGAAGGATCGCTACCAGCCGCGTTGGGAGGAGATCCCGGACGGCAGGCTCTCCCCGCAGGAGGTCATCCAGCGGATTGGGCAGCTCAGCCCCGCCGACACCATCTACGCGGCGGGTGTCGGCCAGCACCAGATGTGGGCAGCTCACTTCCTGCCCCACGAGAGGCCGGGTCGCTGGCTCAACTCCGGCGGCGCGGGGACCATGGGGTTCTGCGTCCCGGCCGCGATGGGTGCGAAGGTGGCCAACCCTGACTCCACGGTGTGGGGGATCGACGGTGACGGCTGCTTCCAGATGACGAACCAGGAGCTCGTCACCTGCGCGCTCAACAACATCCCGATCAAGATCGCCGTGATCAACAACAATGCGCTCGGCATGGTCCGGCAGTGGCAGTCCCTCTTCTATGAGGGCCGCTATTCGAACACCGACCTGATGACCGAGAACCTCCCCAACTTCCCGATGCTGGCCGAGGCGATGGGCTGTGTCGGCCTCCGCGCCACCAACGAGGAGGAGATGGACGAAGCGATCGCCCGAGCGCTCGAGATCGACGACCGTCCGGTCGTCATCGAGTTCGTCGTCCACAAGGACGCGATGGTGTGGCCGATGGTGGCCGCCGGCGTCAGCAACGACGAGATCCGCGTGGCCAGGGACATGGCCCCGCAGTGGGAGGAGGAGGACCTGTGA
- a CDS encoding aromatic ring-opening dioxygenase LigA has protein sequence MKATKTVGIISIVAGIVLLIAGALTYGMVSSQLAAEKITVPADATFMGGAFAGKPVSGPLSAYAQADIINHHAMAASEGKTYSELGALATAAKEAGDTELADQYTATRTTVMNASFLRASLFTSVVAFGVAALVMGLGILFGLIGWALTRVGAPVAAVVERDVVVDRS, from the coding sequence ATGAAGGCCACCAAGACCGTCGGCATCATCTCGATCGTCGCCGGCATCGTTCTGCTTATCGCCGGCGCCCTGACGTACGGCATGGTCAGCTCCCAGCTGGCCGCAGAGAAGATCACCGTCCCCGCCGACGCCACATTCATGGGCGGCGCCTTCGCCGGCAAGCCGGTCTCCGGGCCGCTGTCGGCGTACGCGCAGGCTGACATCATCAACCACCACGCCATGGCTGCCTCCGAAGGCAAGACCTACTCGGAGCTCGGGGCCCTGGCCACCGCGGCCAAGGAAGCCGGTGACACCGAGCTGGCGGACCAGTACACCGCCACCCGTACCACGGTCATGAATGCCTCCTTCCTCCGTGCGTCGCTGTTCACCTCCGTGGTCGCCTTCGGCGTCGCGGCGCTCGTCATGGGCCTCGGCATCCTGTTCGGCCTCATCGGCTGGGCCCTGACCCGCGTCGGTGCCCCCGTTGCGGCCGTCGTCGAGCGTGACGTGGTCGTCGACCGTTCGTGA
- a CDS encoding HIT family protein, whose amino-acid sequence MDCLFCAIIAGDIGSKRVYEDEACIAFLDINPWQVGHTLVIPRRHVPDVLADDEALVEMGPSVARVGRLLKDRLGADAVNIVSNAGAASGQEVFHAHVHVLPRWADNPGVANMKTEVAEPLDEVWGRIVG is encoded by the coding sequence ATGGACTGCCTGTTCTGCGCCATCATCGCCGGAGACATCGGCTCGAAGCGCGTCTACGAGGACGAGGCATGCATCGCCTTCCTCGACATCAACCCCTGGCAGGTCGGGCACACGCTCGTCATCCCCAGGCGGCACGTCCCCGACGTGCTGGCCGATGATGAGGCGCTCGTCGAAATGGGCCCGTCCGTGGCGCGCGTCGGCCGTCTGTTGAAGGACAGGCTGGGTGCCGATGCAGTCAACATCGTGTCCAACGCCGGCGCCGCCTCCGGGCAGGAGGTGTTCCACGCCCACGTGCACGTCCTGCCTCGCTGGGCGGACAACCCCGGCGTGGCGAACATGAAGACCGAGGTGGCAGAACCTCTCGACGAGGTCTGGGGTCGCATCGTCGGGTGA
- the hisF gene encoding imidazole glycerol phosphate synthase subunit HisF has translation MSVALRIIPCLDVHDGRVVKGVNFTNLRDAGDPVELAARYSAEGADELTFLDISASSDGRATTREMVARCAETVFIPLTVGGGVRSVADVDLLLRSGADKVGINTGALARPSAIDEIAHAFGDQVLVLSVDARREPGMPSGFGVTTHGGRRSAGVDALAWVREACDRGVGEILLNSMDADGTTGGFDIEMITAVRAIADVPLIASGGAGTVEHFVAAAAAGADAVLAASVFHYGTLTIDQVKAGLRDAGFTVR, from the coding sequence GTGAGTGTTGCGCTGCGTATCATCCCCTGCCTCGACGTCCACGACGGCCGCGTCGTCAAGGGGGTCAACTTCACGAACCTGCGCGATGCCGGCGACCCCGTCGAGCTGGCCGCCCGCTACTCGGCCGAGGGGGCCGACGAGCTGACGTTCCTCGACATCTCTGCGTCCTCGGACGGCAGGGCCACCACGCGCGAGATGGTCGCCCGCTGCGCCGAGACCGTCTTCATCCCGCTGACGGTCGGCGGAGGTGTCCGGTCCGTGGCCGATGTCGACCTGTTGCTGCGCTCCGGCGCGGACAAGGTGGGCATCAACACCGGCGCGCTGGCGCGACCCTCGGCCATCGACGAGATCGCGCACGCCTTCGGCGACCAGGTGCTCGTCCTCTCGGTCGACGCGCGCCGCGAACCGGGCATGCCGTCAGGCTTCGGGGTCACGACTCACGGCGGGCGCCGCTCGGCCGGAGTCGACGCGCTGGCGTGGGTTCGGGAGGCCTGTGACCGCGGCGTGGGGGAGATCCTGCTGAACTCCATGGATGCCGACGGCACCACCGGCGGGTTCGACATCGAGATGATCACCGCCGTGCGTGCCATCGCCGACGTGCCGCTGATCGCGTCAGGGGGTGCCGGCACCGTCGAGCACTTCGTGGCGGCGGCCGCCGCCGGCGCCGACGCGGTGCTCGCAGCCAGCGTCTTCCACTACGGCACACTCACGATCGACCAGGTCAAGGCCGGGCTGCGCGACGCCGGTTTCACCGTCCGCTGA